Proteins encoded by one window of Brienomyrus brachyistius isolate T26 chromosome 1, BBRACH_0.4, whole genome shotgun sequence:
- the nyx gene encoding nyctalopin, producing MFYFFVQASFLLLPPVLAPWGCTRSCPASCTCIPEGSCTVLCDRAGLLDLPKEFPCEATSINLDKNSLKFLAEQAFGTLPSLNSLSLDHNNISFITPGAFKGLANLLELKMAHNEYVRYLHTRTFIALKKLRRLDLADCNLFSMPDRIFVELTALQELLCYQNNFRRIPGAIRGMENLTHVYLERNKIEAIAYNSLLGLGKLQYLNLQENRINVIHDKAFQDLQRLENFYLNDNLLADLPLYSFKGLYHLKMLNLGGNFLTHVSKTWFGDLVELEVLYMDRNHLSFIEEEAFENLTSLISLHLNSNNLSTLPFSVFQPIYFLGHLYVFRNPWECNCDLEWLKEWMNNYKLVRDIPCASPSAVAGLDLSEIAYYKVGGVCVDPAELNFTSSAPAPTHLWRSTTENRFSSFLSKLLQQELRDEMLNSTEGRNGTMVEQTESRVSVGTRFHGSQLLLLFVLLCGVSARHGEILGS from the exons ATGTTTTACTTCTTCGTACAAG CGTCTTtcctgctgctgccccctgtcCTGGCCCCCTGGGGCTGCACACGCTCCTGTCCAGCCAGCTGCACCTGCATCCCGGAAGGCAGCTGCACTGTGCTGTGCGACCGCGCCGGCCTGCTTGACCTGCCCAAGGAGTTCCCTTGCGAGGCCACCTCCATCAACCTGGACAAGAACAGCCTGAAGTTCCTAGCTGAGCAGGCGTTCGGAACGCTGCCCTCTCTGAACTCCCTGTCGCTCGACCACAATAACATCTCTTTCATAACCCCGGGAGCCTTTAAAGGGCTGGCCAACCTGCTGGAGCTCAAGATGGCTCATAACGAGTATGTTCGCTATCTGCACACTCGCACGTTCATCGCTCTGAAAAAACTGAGACGCCTCGACCTTGCAGACTGCAACCTCTTCAGCATGCCTGACCGCATCTTTGTGGAGCTAACGGCGCTGCAGGAGCTACTTTGCTACCAGAATAACTTCCGGCGCATTCCGGGGGCAATCAGAGGCATGGAGAATCTCACCCACGTTTATCTGGAGCGCAACAAGATCGAGGCCATTGCCTACAATTCGTTGCTGGGACTTGGAAAACTCCAATACCTGAACTTGCAGGAGAATCGCATCAATGTGATCCATGACAAGGCCTTCCAGGACCTTCAGCGGCTGGAGAACTTTTACCTCAATGACAATCTGCTGGCGGACCTTCCCCTCTATTCATTCAAAGGCCTCTATCACTTAAAGATGCTCAACTTGGGCGGTAACTTTCTCACCCATGTCTCCAAGACTTGGTTTGGCGATCTAGTAGAGTTGGAGGTGCTTTATATGGACCGGAACCATCTGTCCTTCATTGAAGAGGAAGCCTTTGAAAACCTGACCAGCCTCATTTCTCTCCACCTCAACAGTAACAATCTGAGCACTCTGCCATTCTCAGTGTTCCAGCCCATCTACTTCCTGGGTCACCTCTATGTTTTTCGCAACCCCTGGGAGTGTAACTGTGACTTGGAGTGGCTGAAGGAGTGGATGAACAACTACAAGTTGGTGAGGGACATTCCCTGCGCCTCCCCATCTGCTGTGGCTGGCTTGGACCTTAGTGAGATAGCCTATTACAAGGTtggtggggtgtgtgtggatCCAGCAGAGCTCAACTTCACAAGCTCTGCCCCGGCGCCCACGCACCTGTGGCGTTCCACCACTGAAAACAGGTTCAGCAGCTTCCTCTCCAAACTTCTGCAGCAAGAGCTGCGGGATGAGATGCTCAACAGCACCGAGGGCAGAAACGGCACCATGGTGGAGCAGACGGAGAGCCGAGTGTCTGTTGGGACCCGTTTCCATGGCAGCCAGCTTCTCTTGCTTTTTGTACTCCTCTGTGGAGTGTCTGCCCGTCATGGCGAGATCTTGGGCAGTTGA